From Candidatus Paceibacterota bacterium, one genomic window encodes:
- the tnpB gene encoding IS66 family insertion sequence element accessory protein TnpB (TnpB, as the term is used for proteins encoded by IS66 family insertion elements, is considered an accessory protein, since TnpC, encoded by a neighboring gene, is a DDE family transposase.) translates to MYVALAPVDMRLGYERLGGLVREKMQAEPRSRALFVFVGKRGHTMKVLTWDGTGVIVIHKKLDAGKFELPRATSEADQHVVVSDAIFEVIYKGVSTQPKTKRPRRTH, encoded by the coding sequence GTGTACGTCGCGCTTGCGCCGGTCGACATGCGCCTCGGCTACGAGCGACTGGGCGGGTTAGTTCGAGAGAAAATGCAGGCAGAGCCGCGTTCTCGTGCTCTGTTCGTATTCGTTGGGAAGCGCGGGCACACCATGAAGGTGCTGACTTGGGACGGCACCGGTGTGATCGTGATTCACAAGAAGCTCGACGCGGGGAAGTTCGAGCTGCCTCGCGCGACGAGCGAAGCCGATCAGCATGTGGTGGTGAGCGACGCGATCTTCGAGGTGATTTACAAGGGCGTGAGCACGCAGCCGAAAACGAAACGCCCTCGCCGCACTCATTGA